A single Natrinema pellirubrum DSM 15624 DNA region contains:
- the sufB gene encoding Fe-S cluster assembly protein SufB yields the protein MSSDQDHLKETDTEARFEFKKEENSAVRSGKGLTEEVIRMISEDKDEPDWMLERRLRALEQYHNMPMPSDWPGMPDLSELDVEEIIPYIRPDVDKREGVDDWTELPDEIQDTFDKLGIPEAEKNALSGVGAQYESEVVYQNMQEQWEEKGVIFCNMDEAVREHPELVKEHFMTTCVPPSDNKFAALHGAVWSGGSFVYVPEDVTVEMPVQAYFRMNSEGMGQFEHTLIIAEEGSEVHYIEGCSAPKYGTHNLHSGGVEVFVGEDAHVQYSTVQNWSKNTFNLNTKRAICEENGTMEWVSGSMGSKVTMLYPCTILKGRGSTDTHITIALAGEGQDIDTGAKVYHNAPETSSTIESKSISKDGGRTNYRGLVHIADGAENASTAVECDALMFDNESTSDTMPYMEIEESKVDVAHEATVGKIGDEDIFYLQSRGLDDDDAKKMIVAGFIEPITEELPIEYAVELNRLIELEMEGSLG from the coding sequence ATGAGTTCCGATCAAGACCACCTAAAAGAGACAGACACTGAGGCCCGGTTCGAGTTCAAGAAAGAGGAGAACTCCGCCGTCAGATCCGGCAAAGGCCTGACCGAAGAGGTCATCCGCATGATCTCCGAGGACAAGGACGAGCCCGACTGGATGCTCGAGCGGCGTCTCCGTGCGCTCGAGCAGTATCACAACATGCCGATGCCGTCCGACTGGCCCGGCATGCCCGACCTCTCCGAACTGGATGTCGAGGAGATCATTCCCTACATCCGACCGGACGTCGACAAACGCGAAGGCGTCGACGACTGGACGGAGCTGCCCGACGAGATTCAGGACACCTTCGACAAGCTCGGCATCCCGGAAGCGGAGAAGAACGCCCTCTCGGGCGTGGGTGCCCAGTACGAGTCCGAGGTCGTCTACCAGAACATGCAAGAGCAGTGGGAGGAGAAAGGCGTCATCTTCTGTAACATGGATGAGGCCGTCCGCGAACATCCCGAGCTCGTCAAAGAGCACTTCATGACGACCTGCGTGCCCCCGAGCGACAACAAGTTCGCCGCCTTGCACGGGGCCGTCTGGTCCGGCGGGTCGTTCGTCTACGTCCCCGAAGACGTGACCGTCGAGATGCCGGTGCAGGCCTACTTCCGGATGAACTCGGAAGGGATGGGCCAGTTCGAACACACGCTCATCATCGCCGAGGAAGGCTCCGAGGTCCACTACATCGAGGGCTGTTCCGCGCCCAAGTACGGGACCCACAACCTCCACTCCGGCGGCGTCGAGGTCTTCGTCGGCGAGGACGCTCACGTTCAGTACTCGACCGTGCAGAACTGGTCGAAGAACACGTTCAACCTGAACACCAAGCGCGCCATCTGCGAGGAGAACGGGACGATGGAGTGGGTCTCTGGCAGCATGGGCTCGAAAGTGACCATGCTCTACCCGTGTACCATCCTCAAGGGTCGCGGCTCGACCGACACCCACATCACCATCGCCCTGGCGGGCGAAGGACAGGACATCGACACCGGCGCGAAGGTCTACCACAACGCGCCCGAGACGAGTTCGACCATCGAGTCCAAGTCGATCTCCAAGGACGGCGGCCGCACCAACTACCGCGGCCTCGTCCACATCGCCGACGGCGCCGAGAACGCCTCGACCGCCGTCGAGTGCGACGCCCTGATGTTCGACAACGAGTCGACCTCGGACACCATGCCGTACATGGAAATCGAGGAGTCGAAGGTCGACGTCGCCCACGAGGCGACCGTCGGCAAGATCGGCGACGAGGACATCTTCTATCTGCAGTCGCGCGGACTGGACGACGACGACGCCAAGAAGATGATCGTCGCCGGCTTCATCGAGCCGATCACGGAGGAACTGCCGATCGAGTACGCGGTCGAGCTCAACCGCCTCATCGAACTCGAGATGGAGGGGAGCCTCGGATAA
- a CDS encoding ABC transporter ATP-binding protein produces the protein MARLELSNLHAEVAEGDEQILEGVDLEVQSGEIHALMGPNGSGKSTTAKVIAGHPAYEVTEGEVLLHLEDDEFGEDIEIDEDQRTWNLLDLEPNERAALGIFLGFQYPAEIEGVTMTNFLRTALNAKIEEREELFEDEDGEDEAEEDDEGFENSPMEGPADEGEVGVAEFQGILQEKMEQLEMDEKFAQRYLNAGFSGGEKKQNEVLQAAILEPSVAVLDEIDSGLDIDRLQDVSEGINALRDEQGTGILQITHYQRILDYVEPDHVHVMLDGQIAKSGGPELAEKLEDKGYDWVREDVYGTA, from the coding sequence TCGAGGGGGTCGACCTCGAGGTCCAGTCGGGCGAGATCCACGCCCTGATGGGCCCGAACGGCTCCGGGAAGTCGACGACCGCGAAGGTCATCGCCGGCCATCCCGCCTACGAGGTCACCGAGGGCGAGGTTCTTCTCCACCTCGAGGACGACGAGTTCGGCGAGGACATCGAGATCGACGAGGACCAGCGCACCTGGAACCTGCTCGATCTCGAACCCAACGAACGTGCCGCGCTCGGGATCTTCCTCGGCTTCCAGTACCCCGCCGAGATCGAGGGCGTCACGATGACGAACTTCCTCCGCACGGCGCTGAACGCCAAGATCGAAGAGCGCGAGGAACTCTTCGAGGACGAGGACGGCGAGGACGAAGCGGAAGAGGACGACGAAGGCTTCGAGAACTCGCCGATGGAAGGCCCCGCGGACGAGGGCGAGGTCGGCGTCGCCGAGTTCCAGGGCATCCTCCAGGAGAAGATGGAGCAGCTGGAGATGGACGAGAAGTTCGCCCAGCGCTATCTCAACGCCGGCTTCTCCGGCGGCGAGAAGAAGCAAAACGAAGTGCTGCAGGCCGCCATCCTCGAGCCCTCGGTCGCCGTACTGGACGAGATCGACTCCGGGCTCGACATCGACCGCCTGCAGGACGTTTCGGAGGGCATCAACGCCCTGCGCGACGAGCAGGGCACCGGCATCCTGCAGATCACCCACTACCAGCGCATCCTCGACTACGTCGAGCCCGATCACGTCCACGTGATGCTCGACGGCCAGATCGCCAAAAGCGGCGGTCCCGAACTCGCCGAGAAACTCGAGGACAAAGGGTACGACTGGGTCCGCGAAGACGTCTACGGCACTGCGTAA